In Gossypium arboreum isolate Shixiya-1 chromosome 6, ASM2569848v2, whole genome shotgun sequence, the following are encoded in one genomic region:
- the LOC108482925 gene encoding uncharacterized protein LOC108482925: MREEVISSGGTIDPTPAASSAGASSPAVPTNVGSVDWSGHGQNSKAASQSCVGSQAQWISCHSTAGGSALGSSRTSCRPWERGDLLRRLATFKPVNWFGKPKVTSSLSCARRGWINIDDDKIACETCGACLNFASSPSWATSEAEDAGQAFSKQLDVGHKVACPWRGNSCPESLVQFPPTPQSALIAGYKDRCDGLMQFQSLPVVAASAVEHMHVSRGPQLDRLLYQLQNHMAEFESRSESILEADNARDGAFCLYSRSQKLISLCGWEPRWLLNVQDCEEHSAQSARNGCSFGPNTTQVHRSQDPGPSKNALIASGKDSGKNKLIVVESRSEYRSPLLDCSLCGATVRILDFLTVPRPARVAPNNIDIPDTSKKMGLTRGVSAASGISGWVAIDDPEKEPTEDRDEVGTTDERNLMQKTDVELNLTMARSLSFSQLGRAATSRNMNDADMGRDLMIGQPSDSEVGDRAASYESRGPSSCKRSLEIGASSEDRPQLRPQQADSVEGTVIDRDGDEVTNARQYSAGPSKRARDSDIFDTYCSPYPRDSSDAGPSHAMGCETSVDGNKVALFRQGSSHVIGIPSARDSTRASSVIAMDTVCHSADDDSMESVENYRGDVDDIHFPSSSIYCHLDMNATSELNYSNQAQQSICFQPTAGAVPGEVGISSTNDGDEIFNAETVTAHARDGLSFGISGGSVGMCASHEADIHGADVSVHRTDSVVGDIEPRIEDAENQGQTGESAPDPGLMDEVVPDEIDREDPLDDSREMLSRSLGRDDSGSKVDGSAKAESIESGEKISQSCKVILDNNAHPSLSCNANVYSGNETTKEIKNAGKSSSINNCTYPDSDLAVATGIGPPKGESNYEEAIEFDPIIHHNQFCPWVNGNVAAAGCSGYSSSTSCSNADVVALCGWQLTLDALDALRSLGHIPVQTVQSESAASLHKDDQQTPGRSLLQRHSVNKSHGQH; the protein is encoded by the exons ATGAGAGAAGAGGTTATTAGCTCTGGTGGGACCATAGATCCCACACCTGCTGCGAG TTCTGCTGGTGCATCCTCCCCTGCTGTTCCAACAAATGTCGGCAGTGTTGACTGGTCTGGTCATGGCCAAAATTCCAAAGCAGCTTCTCAATCTTGTGTCGGATCCCAAGCCCAATGGATTTCATGCCATTCTACTGCTGGTGGGTCTGCTCTTGGATCTTCAAGAACTTCATGCCGACCATGGGAAAGAGGAGATCTTCTCAGGCGATTGGCTACATTTAAGCCTGTGAATTGGTTTGGGAAACCTAAG GTTACAAGCTCATTGTCTTGTGCTCGGAGAGGTTGGATAAACATAGATGATGATAAAATTGCATGCGAAACATGTGGGGCATGCCTGAATTTTGCTTCCTCCCCATCCTGGGCTACTTCTGAAG CTGAGGATGCTGGTCAGGCCTTTTCCAAGCAGCTGGATGTTGGGCACAAGGTTGCTTGTCCTTGGAGAGGAAACAGCTGTCCAGAAAGCTTGGTTCAATTCCCTCCAACACCTCAGTCTGCTCTAATTGCAGGATATAAGGATAGGTGTGATGGACTTATGCAGTTCCAGTCTCTTCCTGTAGTAGCAGCATCTGCAGTGGAGCATATGCATGTCTCTCGAGGTCCACAACTTGATCGCCTTCTATATCAGTTGCAGAATCATATGGCAGAGTTTGAGTCCAGATCAGAGAGTATACTGGAAGCTGATAATGCTCGAGATGGTGCATTTTGTCTATATTCTCGT TCACAGAAGCTCATTAGCTTGTGTGGATGGGAACCAAGATGGCTTCTAAATGTTCAAGACTGTGAAGAGCATTCGGCTCAATCAGCTAGAAATGGATGTTCTTTTGGCCCTAACACGACTCAAGTCCATCGTTCGCAGGATCCTGGACCGAGCAAAAATGCTCTCATTGCTTCTGGCAAGGATAGtggaaaaaataaattgatagtTGTGGAGTCTAGATCTGAATACAGGTCACCTTTGTTAGACTGTAGCTTATGTGGTGCTACTGTCAGGATATTGGATTTCTTAACTGTTCCTCGACCTGCTCGTGTTGCTCCCAACAACATTGATATCCCTGATACAAGCAAGAAAATGGGATTGACTCGTGGAGTAAGTGCAGCCAGTGGAATTAGTGGTTGGGTTGCCATTGATGATCCAGAGAAAGAACCAACTGAAGACCGTGATGAAGTGGGAACAACTGATGAGAGAAATTTGATGCAAAAAACAGATGTTGAATTGAATCTTACAATGGCTCGGAGTTTGTCTTTCAGTCAGTTGGGTAGAGCCGCAACATCCAGAAATATGAATGATGCAGATATGGGACGGGATCTAATGATCGGGCAACCATCAGATAGTGAGGTTGGTGATCGAGCTGCTTCTTATGAATCACGGGGTCCTAGTTCTTGCAAGCGAAGCTTGGAGATAGGTGCCAGTTCAGAGGACAGACCACAGTTACGCCCGCAGCAAGCTGATAGTGTTGAAGGAACTGTCATCGATCGTGATGGTGACGAAGTCACTAATGCCAGACAATATTCTGCTGGGCCTTCAAAACGAGCTCGGGATTCAGATATTTTTGATACTTACTGCTCACCATATCCAAGAGACTCCTCTGATGCGGGTCCTAGCCATGCAATGGGTTGTGAAACTTCTGTAGATGGCAACAAAGTTGCTCTGTTTAGGCAAGGAAGCAGCCATGTTATTGGAATaccatcagccagagattcaacGCGTGCATCCTCTGTCATTGCAATGGATACTGTGTGCCACAGTGCAGATGATGACTCCATGGAAAGTGTTGAAAATTATCGTGGAGATGTTGATGATATCCATTTTCCCTCTTCTAGTATATATTGCCACCTTGATATGAATGCCACATCAGAGTTGAATTATAGTAATCAAGCTCAGCAGAGTATTTGTTTCCAACCAACTGCTGGAGCAGTTCCAGGTGAAGTAGGCATCAGCAGTACAAATGATGGTGATGAAATTTTCAATGCTGAAACTGTGACAGCTCATGCTAGGGATGGGCTCAGCTTTGGAATTAGTGGGGGGAGTGTTGGTATGTGTGCCAGCCATGAAGCTGATATCCATGGAGCAGATGTCTCTGTGCATAGAACAGATAGTGTAGTTGGTGATATAGAACCCAGAATTGAAGATGCTGAAAATCAGGGTCAAACTGGTGAATCTGCTCCAGATCCTGGGTTGATGGATGAGGTTGTTCCAGATGAAATAGATAGAGAGGATCCTCTCGATGACAGCCGAGAAATGTTGTCTCGCTCTCTAGGAAGGGATGACAGCGGATCAAAAGTTGATGGCTCTGCCAAGGCAGAGTCTATTGAGAGTGGTGAAAAGATAAGCCAAAGCTGCAAAGTAATCCTGGATAACAATGCTCATCCTTCTCTTTCTTGCAATGCAAATGTGTACTCTGGTAATGAAACAACCAAGGAGATAAAAAATGCTGGAAAATCATCTTCCATAAACAACTGTACATATCCAGATTCAGATCTTGCTGTCGCAACTGGGATAG GGCCACCAAAAGGGGAAAGCAATTATGAAGAAGCTATAGAATTTGATCCAATTATTCATCACAACCAGTTCTGCCCCTGGGTGAATGGGAATGTAGCTGCTGCTGGCTGCAGTGGCTACTCCAGCTCCACCTCCTGCTCCAATGCTGATGTTGTTGCACTTTGTGGGTGGCAGCTGACCTTGGATGCTCTGGATGCCCTGCGATCACTGGGGCATATTCCTGTACAGACAGTACAGTCAGAGTCGGCAGCATCATTGCATAAG GATGATCAGCAAACTCCTGGTAGAAGTCTCCTTCAACGGCATTCTGTGAACAAAAGTCATGGCCAACATTGA
- the LOC108482926 gene encoding CBL-interacting serine/threonine-protein kinase 23-like isoform X1: MANRTSAASKTRVGKYELGRTLGEGSFAKVKFAKNIETGENVAIKIVDKEKVLKHKMIGQIKREISTMKLIRHPNVIRMYEVMASKTKVYIVLEFVTGGELFNKIACRGRFKEDEARKYFQQLINAVDYCHSRGVYHRDLKPENLLLDANGVLKVSDFGLSALPQQVGDDGLLHTTCGTPNYVAPEVINNKGYHGAKADLWSCGVILFVLMAGYLPFEHPNLMGLYKKIFKADFDCPPWFSSSAKKLIKRILDPNPLTRITVAEIIENEWFKKGFILPRFERADVSLDDVDAIFNESSDSRNLVELCEEGSFVPATMNAFELISTSQGLNLSSLFEKQMGLVKRETRFTSKCPANEIISKIEKTAMPMGFGVKKNNYKMKLLGEKTGRKGHLAVTTEIFQVAPSLFMVELRKSEGDTLEFHKFYNNLSTGLKDIVWTTTDRGKVEEKDGCAAGSSPPNDGHSQSQCAIR; encoded by the exons ATGGCGAATCGCACTAGTGCAGCGAGCAAGACACGTGTGGGGAAGTACGAGCTAGGGAGGACGTTGGGAGAAGGATCATTCGCAAAGGTGAAATTTGCGAAGAATATCGAGACGGGAGAAAATGTAGCAATCAAAATTGTTGATAAAGAGAAAGTTTTGAAGCATAAGATGATCGGTCAG ATTAAACGTGAAATCTCAACAATGAAACTCATCAGACACCCAAATGTCATCCGTATGTATGAG GTGATGGCTAGCAAGACAAAGGTATACATTGTTCTGGAATTTGTAACTGGTGGTGAACTTTTTAACAAAATT GCTTGCAGAGGGAGGTTTAAGGAAGACGAAGCTAGAAAGTACTTTCAGCAGCTTATTAATGCAGTGGATTATTGCCATAGTAGAGGTGTTTACCATCGTGACCTGAAG CCAGAAAATTTGCTGCTGGATGCAAATGGAGTTCTTAAAGTTTCAGATTTTGGTTTGAGTGCTTTACCTCAGCAAGTTGGA GATGACGGGTTACTTCATACAACATGCGGAACACCAAATTATGTTGCTCCAGAG GTGATCAACAATAAAGGCTATCATGGAGCTAAGGCAGATCTTTGGTCATGTGGTGTGATACTCTTTGTCTTAATGGCTGGCTACTTGCCTTTTGAGCACCCCAATTTAATGGGTTTATATAAAAAG ATATTTAAGGCTGACTTCGATTGTCCTCCATGGTTCTCCTCAAGTGCAAAGAAATTAATCAAGAGAATCCTAGATCCTAATCCATTAACA AGGATAACAGTTGCGGAGATTATTGAGAATGAGTGGTTTAAGAAAGGATTTATCCTACCTAGGTTTGAGCGAGCTGATGTTAGTCTTGATGATGTGGATGCCATTTTCAACGAATCAAGT GATTCTCGGAACCTTGTTGAACTGTGTGAAGAAGGGTCTTTCGTACCTGCTACTATGAATGCATTTGAACTTATCTCAACATCGCAGGGTCTCAACCTCAGTAGTCTGTTTGAGAAGCAAATG GGACTTGTTAAACGGGAAACAAGATTCACATCAAAATGTCCTGCTAATGAGATAatctcaaaaatagaaaaaactgCAATGCCCATGGGTTTTGGTGTGAAGAAAAATAACTACAAG ATGAAGCTTCTAGGAGAAAAAACTGGACGCAAGGGTCATTTGGCTGTTACAACAGAG ATTTTTCAGGTGGCTCCTTCCCTTTTCATGGTTGAACTTCGAAAGTCTGAAGGGGATACCCTGGAATTTCACAAG TTCTATAATAATCTCTCTACTGGGCTAAAAGATATTGTTTGGACAACTACAGACAGAGGAAAAGTGGAAGAAAAGGATG GGTGTGCTGCTGGGTCTTCTCCACCCAATGACGGGCATTCCCAGTCGCAATGCGCTATCCGTTGA
- the LOC108482926 gene encoding CBL-interacting serine/threonine-protein kinase 23-like isoform X2: protein MANRTSAASKTRVGKYELGRTLGEGSFAKVKFAKNIETGENVAIKIVDKEKVLKHKMIGQIKREISTMKLIRHPNVIRMYEVMASKTKVYIVLEFVTGGELFNKIACRGRFKEDEARKYFQQLINAVDYCHSRGVYHRDLKPENLLLDANGVLKVSDFGLSALPQQVGDDGLLHTTCGTPNYVAPEVINNKGYHGAKADLWSCGVILFVLMAGYLPFEHPNLMGLYKKIFKADFDCPPWFSSSAKKLIKRILDPNPLTRITVAEIIENEWFKKGFILPRFERADVSLDDVDAIFNESSDSRNLVELCEEGSFVPATMNAFELISTSQGLNLSSLFEKQMMKLLGEKTGRKGHLAVTTEIFQVAPSLFMVELRKSEGDTLEFHKFYNNLSTGLKDIVWTTTDRGKVEEKDGCAAGSSPPNDGHSQSQCAIR from the exons ATGGCGAATCGCACTAGTGCAGCGAGCAAGACACGTGTGGGGAAGTACGAGCTAGGGAGGACGTTGGGAGAAGGATCATTCGCAAAGGTGAAATTTGCGAAGAATATCGAGACGGGAGAAAATGTAGCAATCAAAATTGTTGATAAAGAGAAAGTTTTGAAGCATAAGATGATCGGTCAG ATTAAACGTGAAATCTCAACAATGAAACTCATCAGACACCCAAATGTCATCCGTATGTATGAG GTGATGGCTAGCAAGACAAAGGTATACATTGTTCTGGAATTTGTAACTGGTGGTGAACTTTTTAACAAAATT GCTTGCAGAGGGAGGTTTAAGGAAGACGAAGCTAGAAAGTACTTTCAGCAGCTTATTAATGCAGTGGATTATTGCCATAGTAGAGGTGTTTACCATCGTGACCTGAAG CCAGAAAATTTGCTGCTGGATGCAAATGGAGTTCTTAAAGTTTCAGATTTTGGTTTGAGTGCTTTACCTCAGCAAGTTGGA GATGACGGGTTACTTCATACAACATGCGGAACACCAAATTATGTTGCTCCAGAG GTGATCAACAATAAAGGCTATCATGGAGCTAAGGCAGATCTTTGGTCATGTGGTGTGATACTCTTTGTCTTAATGGCTGGCTACTTGCCTTTTGAGCACCCCAATTTAATGGGTTTATATAAAAAG ATATTTAAGGCTGACTTCGATTGTCCTCCATGGTTCTCCTCAAGTGCAAAGAAATTAATCAAGAGAATCCTAGATCCTAATCCATTAACA AGGATAACAGTTGCGGAGATTATTGAGAATGAGTGGTTTAAGAAAGGATTTATCCTACCTAGGTTTGAGCGAGCTGATGTTAGTCTTGATGATGTGGATGCCATTTTCAACGAATCAAGT GATTCTCGGAACCTTGTTGAACTGTGTGAAGAAGGGTCTTTCGTACCTGCTACTATGAATGCATTTGAACTTATCTCAACATCGCAGGGTCTCAACCTCAGTAGTCTGTTTGAGAAGCAAATG ATGAAGCTTCTAGGAGAAAAAACTGGACGCAAGGGTCATTTGGCTGTTACAACAGAG ATTTTTCAGGTGGCTCCTTCCCTTTTCATGGTTGAACTTCGAAAGTCTGAAGGGGATACCCTGGAATTTCACAAG TTCTATAATAATCTCTCTACTGGGCTAAAAGATATTGTTTGGACAACTACAGACAGAGGAAAAGTGGAAGAAAAGGATG GGTGTGCTGCTGGGTCTTCTCCACCCAATGACGGGCATTCCCAGTCGCAATGCGCTATCCGTTGA